The following are from one region of the Salmo trutta chromosome 22, fSalTru1.1, whole genome shotgun sequence genome:
- the anapc4 gene encoding anaphase-promoting complex subunit 4 isoform X5: protein MPAFRQVGEKQLPNPVLCMAWSPKRDLIALANTAGELLLHRLANFQRVWSLPPNENTGKEITALAWRPDGKILAFSLGDTKVVVLCDAEKAEILHLFPLENPVSCMHWMEVLEESSVLNSFYTSEDESNLFLPKLPTLPKSYSTTSKIFSEEKSDEILNLLGEVRLNILVLGGGSGFVELYAYGMYKIATLPGVPGTCSSLCLSSDLKSLSIITEIRSAGNDPEICYIQLDTGLLSDCLPEVTRMARKFTHISTLLQYLRLSLTCMCEAWEDILMQMDLRLTKFVQEKNTSTQVQDEFLELLLWGQSSPELQALLMNQLTVKGLKKLGQSIETSYSSIQKLVISHLQSGSEALLYHLSEVKGMSLWKQKFQPLGLDSAAIEDAITAVGSFTLKANELLQVIDKSMKNFKAFFRWLYVAMLRMSEEHVPPELNKMTQKDIAFVADFLSEHFSENEELFDRKGKYFNVERVGQYLKDEDEDLVSPPNTKGNQWLKFLQESTHLKESPLLFPSYSQKSLHFVKRMMEGVIELCLQKPAEVIGKSVKQAVCLPLYTVPESSENTPRLFELPSLYNDKKTNMHYGVFCMPEISPCKLYLLRKFTDPFRPVPNALMAIDLSNVLSHSIDDDAAGASSDCVYSCQDARFYDDETLTVVLRASEEDNRGRVLAQLPLGSALSCEEEFNWDPSLRLDQQSGAIPVKGLVLENQWRDLENMKAQFVAVNGIRKVACVLSSNLRHVRVYEMDVEDEEDEERPESQNASSDQDGLEETPAIQGEAEGGETEGGGQRSKEQLESGEALELS, encoded by the exons ATGCCTGCATTCCGTCAAGTGGGGGAGAAGCAGCTCCCCAACCCTGTTCTGTGTATGGCATGGTCTCCAAAGAGGGATCTTATTGCCCTCGCTAACACTGCTGGCGAG CTGCTACTGCATCGCCTTGCCAATTTCCAGCGCGTTTGGAGCTTGCCACCCAATGAGAATACGGGAAAGGAGATCACTGCACTTGCTTGGAGACCTGATGGCAAAA TCCTGGCCTTTAGCCTTGGGGACACTAAAGTGGTGGTGCTGTGTGATGCAGAGAAGGCAGAGATCCTTCACTTGTTTCCATTGGAGAATCCTGTGTCCTGTATGCACTGGATGGAGGTGCTAGAGGAGAGCAG CGTCCTCAACTCATTCTACACCTCTGAAGATGAGTCAAACCTTTTTCTTCCCAAGTTGCCAACTCTTCCCAAGAG CTACAGTACTACATCAAAGatattcag TGAGGAGAAGTCAGACGAGATCCTGAACCTGTTAGGAGAAGTGAG ACTAAACATCCTGGTTCTTGGTGGAGGTTCCGGCTTTGTGGAGCTGTATGCCTATGGGATGTATAAGATTGCCACTTTACCAGGG GTTCCTGGGACGTGTAGCAGCCTGTGTCTGTCCAGTGACCTGAAGTCCCTGTCTATCATCACAGAGATCAGGTCAGCTGGCAACGACCCAGAGATCTGCTACATCCAG CTCGACACAGGGCTGCTGTCCGACTGTCTCCCTGAGGTCACCAGGATGGCACGCAAGTTCACCCACATATCCACTCTGCTGCAG TACctgcgtctctctctcacctgtatgTGTGAGGCTTGGGAGGATATCCTCATGCAGATGGACCTTCGGCTCACTAAGTTCGTTCAG GAGAAGAACACCAGCACACAAGTCCAAGATGAGTTTCTGGAGCTTCTACTATGGGGACAGTCGAG CCCTGAACTACAGGCTCTCCTCATGAATCAGCTGACCGTCAAG GGGCTGAAGAAGCTGGGCCAGTCTATAGAAACCTCTTACTCCAGCATTCAGAAGCTGGTGATCAGCCACCTGCAGAG tggtTCAGAGGCTCTGTTGTACCACCTCAGTGAGGTGAAGGGGATGTCTCTATGGAAACAGAAGTTCCAGCCTCTTGGCCTGGACTCAGCAGCTATAGAAG ATGCCATTACAGCTGTGGGTTCATTCACTTTGAAAGCCAATGAACTTCTACA AGTGATTGACAAGAGCATGAAGAACTTCAAAGCCTTTTTCCGGTGGCTGTATGTTG CTATGCTAAGAATGTCAGAGGAACACGTCCCTCCAGAACTCAATAAG ATGACCCAGAAGGACATTGCCTTTGTGGCGGACTTCCTGTCTGAGCACTTCAGTGAg AACGAAGAGCTGTTTGACCGGAAAGGAAAGTACTTTAATGTGGAGCGGGTCGGTCAG TACCTGAAGGATGAGGATGAAGATCTAGTGTCTCCGCCCAACACCAAGGGGAACCAATGGCTGAAGTTTCTGCAGGAGAGCACACACCTGAAAG AGAGCCCGCTCCTCTTCCCTTCGTACTCTCAGAAGTCCCTACACTTTGTGAAGAGGATGATGGAGGGGGTGATTGAGTTGTGTCTACAGAAACCTGCT GAGGTCATTGGAAAGTCTGTGAAACAGGCTGTTTGTCTGCCCCTCTACACAGTACCGGAGAG CTCAGAAAACACTCCAAGGCTTTTTGAACTTCCAtcatt GTACAATGATAAGAAGACCAATATGCACTATGGAGTGTTCTGCATGCCAGAGATTTCACCCTGCAAGCTTTATCTACTGCGGAAGTTTACTGACCCAttcag GCCCGTTCCCAATGCTCTCATGGCGATAGATCTGAGTAATGTTCTCAGTCACAGTATTGATGATGATGCTGCGGGGGCCAG TTCTGACTGTGTGTACAGTTGCCAGGATGCTCGTTTCTATGATGACGAGACATTGACAGTGGTGCTGCGAGCATCAGAAGAGGATAACAGGGGGCGTGTCCTTGCCCAGCTCCCTCTTGGCTCCGCCCTCAGCTGTGAGGAGGAGTTCAACTGGGACCCCAGTCTTAG GTTGGACCAGCAGAGCGGCGCCATCCCTGTCAAGGGGCTGGTGCTAGAGAACCAGTGGCGAGACTTGGAGAACATGAAGGCCCAGTTTGTGGCTGTGAATGGGATCCGGAAAGTGGCCTGTGTG cTGAGCTCCAACCTGCGGCACGTCCGTGTGTATGAGATGGACGTGGAagatgaggaggatgaagagcgGCCTGAGTCGCAGAACGCCAGCTCTGACCAGGATGGCctggaggagacgccggccatCCAGGGGGAGgcggagggaggagagactgagggaggggGACAAAGGTCTAAGGAGCAACTAGAGTCTGGGGAAGCACTGGAGCTCTCATAG